A genomic stretch from Oncorhynchus tshawytscha isolate Ot180627B linkage group LG07, Otsh_v2.0, whole genome shotgun sequence includes:
- the LOC112254398 gene encoding RNA-binding protein 38 isoform X1, whose product MLLHQFGNGGLEVMHSTAIQKDTTFTKIFVGGLPYHTNDASLRKYFEAFGDIDEAVVITDRQTGKSRGYGFVTMTDRGSAERACKDPNPIIDGRKSNVNLAYIGAKPRNMQLGEPTRGISIGVQPIHPALIQRQYGLAQQYVYPQAFIQPSLVLPSQVSSSAPYLDYSAAYAQYAQAAFEQYPYAASPGFLGYGYTPSPATAPSQAPASVHQTLPTGAGPAPNFLQYAPQQHVQPDRMQ is encoded by the exons ATGCTTTTGCATCAGTTCGGGAACGGAGGCCTGGAAGTTATGCATTCTACAGCAATTCAAAAAGACACTACTTTTACTAAAATTTTCGTGGGCGGTTTGCCCTACCACACTAACGATGCTTCCTTGAGAAAGTATTTTGAGGCCTTCGGAGACATCGACGAGGCGGTGGTGATAACGGACAGACAAACGGGGAAATCCAGAGGATATGGCTTT GTGACGATGACAGATCGGGGATCAGCAGAGCGGGCCTGTAAAGACCCCAACCCCATCATCGACGGGCGCAAGTCCAACGTGAACCTGGCTTACATTGGCGCCAagccccgcaatatgcaactagGTGAGCCGACCAGGG GCATATCCATCGGAGTGCAACCTATTCACCCAGCACTCATCCAGAGGCAGTATGG GTTGGCCCAGCAGTATGTGTATCCCCAAGCCTTCATCCAGCCCAGCCTTGTTCTCCCCTCTCAGGTGTCCTCCTCCGCCCCCTACCTGGACTACAGTGCTGCCTATGCCCAGTACGCCCAGGCAGCCTTTGAGCAGTACCCCTATGCTGCCTCCCCAGGGTTCCTGGGCTACGGCTACACCCCCAGCCCTGCCACCGCCCCCTCCCAGGCCCCTGCTTCTGTTCATCAGACTCTCCCCACAGGGGCAGGCCCAGCCCCCAACTTCTTACAGTACGCCCCCCAGCAGCATGTTCAGCCAGACCGCATGCAGTGA
- the LOC112254398 gene encoding RNA-binding protein 38 isoform X2: MLLHQFGNGGLEVMHSTAIQKDTTFTKIFVGGLPYHTNDASLRKYFEAFGDIDEAVVITDRQTGKSRGYGFVTMTDRGSAERACKDPNPIIDGRKSNVNLAYIGAKPRNMQLGISIGVQPIHPALIQRQYGLAQQYVYPQAFIQPSLVLPSQVSSSAPYLDYSAAYAQYAQAAFEQYPYAASPGFLGYGYTPSPATAPSQAPASVHQTLPTGAGPAPNFLQYAPQQHVQPDRMQ; this comes from the exons ATGCTTTTGCATCAGTTCGGGAACGGAGGCCTGGAAGTTATGCATTCTACAGCAATTCAAAAAGACACTACTTTTACTAAAATTTTCGTGGGCGGTTTGCCCTACCACACTAACGATGCTTCCTTGAGAAAGTATTTTGAGGCCTTCGGAGACATCGACGAGGCGGTGGTGATAACGGACAGACAAACGGGGAAATCCAGAGGATATGGCTTT GTGACGATGACAGATCGGGGATCAGCAGAGCGGGCCTGTAAAGACCCCAACCCCATCATCGACGGGCGCAAGTCCAACGTGAACCTGGCTTACATTGGCGCCAagccccgcaatatgcaactag GCATATCCATCGGAGTGCAACCTATTCACCCAGCACTCATCCAGAGGCAGTATGG GTTGGCCCAGCAGTATGTGTATCCCCAAGCCTTCATCCAGCCCAGCCTTGTTCTCCCCTCTCAGGTGTCCTCCTCCGCCCCCTACCTGGACTACAGTGCTGCCTATGCCCAGTACGCCCAGGCAGCCTTTGAGCAGTACCCCTATGCTGCCTCCCCAGGGTTCCTGGGCTACGGCTACACCCCCAGCCCTGCCACCGCCCCCTCCCAGGCCCCTGCTTCTGTTCATCAGACTCTCCCCACAGGGGCAGGCCCAGCCCCCAACTTCTTACAGTACGCCCCCCAGCAGCATGTTCAGCCAGACCGCATGCAGTGA